One bacterium DNA segment encodes these proteins:
- a CDS encoding YihY/virulence factor BrkB family protein produces MRTLWYYTKNLYFKMVKDNALFLASGVAFNLLVSAIPLMLIIFSIGGFVFHTSSELWDKTVLYIQGLIPVSSERIINNTQALIRDRAWLGILGVVGVAFTATRLFATLRTVLDVVFEADRTRGVLHGKAFDFAMLFLLGLVLILSNLLLTFIPGLARMNQVFSGNLPTVEAFLGSGPVTVFGTFCLTLVLLFFTYRLFPSRKVSTGTSWTASLIASSVIELTKHAYRYYIGLYPGINRVYGTLGAILALIFWFYLTALVYVMAAEVALIRHRRREAMSLAPTDQV; encoded by the coding sequence ATGCGAACTCTATGGTACTACACAAAGAACCTCTATTTCAAGATGGTCAAGGACAACGCCCTGTTCCTGGCCTCGGGGGTGGCGTTCAACCTGCTGGTCTCGGCCATCCCGCTGATGCTGATCATCTTCTCCATCGGCGGGTTCGTTTTTCACACCAGCTCCGAACTCTGGGACAAGACCGTCCTGTACATCCAGGGCCTGATCCCGGTCTCCAGCGAAAGAATCATCAACAACACCCAGGCCCTGATCCGCGACCGGGCCTGGCTCGGGATCCTGGGCGTGGTGGGTGTGGCGTTCACCGCCACCCGCCTGTTCGCCACGCTGCGGACCGTGCTGGACGTGGTGTTCGAGGCCGACCGCACGCGCGGGGTGCTCCACGGCAAGGCCTTCGATTTCGCCATGCTCTTCCTTCTGGGCCTGGTGCTGATCCTGAGCAACCTGCTGCTGACTTTCATCCCCGGCCTGGCCCGGATGAACCAGGTGTTCAGCGGCAACCTTCCCACAGTGGAGGCGTTCCTGGGCAGCGGTCCGGTGACTGTGTTCGGGACATTCTGCCTCACTCTCGTACTGCTGTTTTTCACCTACCGTCTGTTCCCCTCGCGCAAGGTCAGCACCGGCACGAGCTGGACCGCCAGCCTGATCGCCTCATCGGTGATCGAGCTGACCAAGCACGCCTACCGCTACTACATCGGACTGTACCCGGGGATCAACCGGGTCTACGGCACCCTGGGGGCGATCCTGGCGCTGATTTTCTGGTTCTACCTCACGGCGCTGGTCTACGTGATGGCGGCCGAGGTGGCCTTGATCCGCCACCGCCGCCGCGAAGCCATGTCGCTCGCCCCAACGGACCAGGTGTAG